The genomic window GTATAAAAACGGATATTTATTCATATGAACGACTGGATGAATTAGATGGCACACATACATTAGCTTCATATTTTTATGAACAACGCTATCAAGTATCAACTAATAGTAAGATGTATATGATGATAAATCGTTTGCTAGGAGATGTTAATCCATCGTATTATATTCATTATGTCGAACGAAAACTCCGCCGAATCAAAAAAGGGCGTCAGATTCCTGTTGCATCGCAAGATATCTTTTTAGAAAGTTTGTTAGTATTAAATTATTTGACAGATAATGATGGCTACTATGATTCTAATCTTACGGTAATCACTGACGACTTGCTTAACCAGTTTAAAACGATTGTACAACCTTTAGTTGATGGCTTACTACTTAATGAGATTGACTTGTTGTACTTAGTGGGATGGCTAAAAAGTAATGGTTTAGTTGATGATGAATCAGTACTCGTGGGGGTATACGAATTCTTAGGCATAAAAGTTGGATAAACCGATTTCTCTTTATATAATGATAAAGAGAAAAGAGGGAAAACGATGTTTAAACAAGTAAAAGAAATAAATAAGTTAAATGAATTGGTACAAAAAGAAGGGTTGACTCTAGTGTATTTTAGTCAACCAAATTGTAGTGTTTGCCATGGGTTGAAACCGCAAGTGAAAAGTAAATTAGCTGAGTTTAGTGAAGATATCACATTTTTGGATGTCAATACATTTGATATTCCAGAAGTATCAGGTGAAT from Vagococcus martis includes these protein-coding regions:
- a CDS encoding DUF1803 domain-containing protein, with protein sequence MYRLVTLNKTPAKRQLMNDEAFAQVLNFLISESKHVTLREVKRSLPQLSEIEKKMEDWVNLGVISRHHGRYSLIGDTISKGQQAERMTMLESSFIDWLDVALEQINALKITTKERSFYLIHALVSQLECSEPSIYFIEQSPSLDDILSLPVYLQKLSGIKTDIYSYERLDELDGTHTLASYFYEQRYQVSTNSKMYMMINRLLGDVNPSYYIHYVERKLRRIKKGRQIPVASQDIFLESLLVLNYLTDNDGYYDSNLTVITDDLLNQFKTIVQPLVDGLLLNEIDLLYLVGWLKSNGLVDDESVLVGVYEFLGIKVG
- a CDS encoding thioredoxin family protein, which encodes MFKQVKEINKLNELVQKEGLTLVYFSQPNCSVCHGLKPQVKSKLAEFSEDITFLDVNTFDIPEVSGEYQVMTVPVILLFLDGKEYLRKARFVPVVELYNDVKKIVDGVNSMN